Proteins co-encoded in one Marmota flaviventris isolate mMarFla1 chromosome 9, mMarFla1.hap1, whole genome shotgun sequence genomic window:
- the Cdc42ep2 gene encoding cdc42 effector protein 2: MSTKVPIYLKRGSRKGKKEKLRDLLSSDMISPPLGDFRHTIHIGSGGGGDMFGDISFLQGKFHLLPGTAVEESEEDGSFALPFQFTRTATMCGRELPVGPLLPIEPSPLLKNAISLPVIGGPQALTLPTAQAPPKPPRLHLEVQPSPQEAGNVGIWRTPEAGSPHNGLTPESGAEEPFLSHGSSLLSLHVDLGPSILDDVLQIMDQDLDGVQIPT, from the coding sequence ATGTCCACAAAGGTCCCCATCTATCTGAAGCGTGGCAGTCGCAAGGGCAAGAAGGAGAAGCTGCGGGACCTGCTGTCCTCGGACATGATCAGCCCACCACTAGGGGACTTCCGTCATACCATTCATATCGGCAGTGGAGGTGGCGGGGACATGTTTGGGGACATCTCCTTCCTGCAGGGCAAGTTCCACCTTCTGCCGGGAACTGCAGTTGAGGAGTCGGAGGAGGACGGCAGCTTTGCCCTTCCCTTCCAGTTCACACGCACTGCCACCATGTGTGGCCGGGAGCTCCCCGTGGGCCCATTGCTTCCCATCGAGCCATCGCCTCTGCTCAAGAATGCCATCTCCCTACCTGTCATCGGGGGGCCCCAGGCCCTCAccctgcccacagcccaggcCCCACCCAAGCCCCCTCGCCTGCACCTGGAGGTGCAACCTTCCCCACAGGAGGCAGGAAATGTGGGCATCTGGAGGACTCCAGAGGCTGGCTCGCCCCACAACGGGCTGACCCCAGAGTCAGGGGCCGAGGAGCCCTTCCTGTCCCACGGCAGCTCCCTGCTGTCCCTGCACGTGGACCTAGGGCCCTCCATCCTGGACGATGTTCTCCAGATCATGGATCAGGACCTGGACGGCGTGCAGATCCCCACATAG